One genomic window of Leptospira paudalimensis includes the following:
- a CDS encoding DUF3341 domain-containing protein: protein MYLPKLEQFHKYKEMDEGVLGIFDTPEAIMHAAEKTKAKDYIGFDCILPYPVHGIDEAMGTPRSGLPWVTFFAGIFGCTIGILFQYLTHAHDWPLNISGKALNAWFAYVPIIFELTVFAAGIYTVAALCFLSGIPKATRRILHPDLTSHKFGLWIPKSAKGYNESDVVSFVKSLGGSEVTVVKPENQK, encoded by the coding sequence ATGTATCTTCCAAAATTAGAACAGTTTCATAAATACAAAGAAATGGATGAAGGAGTTCTCGGAATTTTCGATACTCCAGAAGCCATTATGCATGCTGCGGAAAAAACAAAGGCAAAGGATTACATCGGTTTTGATTGTATCCTCCCTTACCCAGTGCATGGAATTGACGAAGCCATGGGAACTCCTAGATCAGGACTCCCTTGGGTCACTTTCTTTGCCGGGATTTTTGGATGCACGATTGGAATTTTGTTCCAATACTTAACACATGCACATGACTGGCCTCTCAATATCTCGGGAAAAGCTCTCAACGCTTGGTTTGCCTATGTGCCAATCATCTTTGAATTAACTGTATTTGCCGCAGGGATTTATACAGTAGCTGCTTTATGTTTTTTAAGCGGTATTCCCAAAGCGACACGTCGGATCCTTCACCCAGATTTGACGTCTCATAAATTCGGTCTTTGGATTCCAAAGTCTGCCAAAGGTTATAACGAATCCGATGTGGTTTCGTTTGTGAAAAGTCTTGGCGGATCCGAAGTAACCGTTGTGAAACCGGAGAACCAAAAATGA